From Bacillus sp. FSL K6-3431, the proteins below share one genomic window:
- a CDS encoding CheR family methyltransferase codes for MDIDYENFVIKIKQRTGIDLSLYKEAQMKRRLTSLYQKKGFVSFGDFYSGMLKDSSLLDEFLDRMTINVTEFFRNKARWEVLEKKIFPRLLLQNKRLKVWSAASSTGEEPYTIAMILSELQQVKEFSILATDIDEIAIDTAKTGIYPERSFQEMSKTIKDKYFQKEGSFYRCSAEVKQTVKYKKLNLLADQFDSNYDLIVCRNVLIYFTEEAKNELYKKFADSLREGGVLFVGSTEQIFNPAQYGLEVEDTFFYRKSSNFVD; via the coding sequence ATGGATATAGATTATGAAAACTTTGTCATTAAAATAAAACAAAGAACAGGGATCGACTTATCTTTATACAAAGAAGCACAAATGAAACGGAGACTAACATCGCTTTATCAAAAAAAAGGATTCGTATCTTTTGGAGACTTTTATTCGGGAATGTTAAAAGACAGCTCATTATTAGATGAGTTTCTTGATCGTATGACAATAAATGTTACGGAGTTTTTCCGAAATAAAGCACGATGGGAAGTTTTGGAGAAAAAAATTTTCCCTAGATTATTGCTACAAAATAAGCGATTGAAAGTATGGAGTGCAGCTTCGTCTACTGGGGAGGAACCATATACGATTGCGATGATTCTTTCTGAATTACAACAGGTAAAGGAATTTTCAATCTTGGCGACAGATATCGATGAAATAGCTATCGATACGGCGAAAACAGGAATCTATCCTGAACGCTCATTTCAAGAAATGTCAAAAACAATAAAAGATAAGTATTTTCAAAAAGAGGGATCATTTTATCGGTGTTCTGCGGAAGTAAAGCAAACTGTTAAATATAAGAAACTTAATTTACTTGCTGATCAATTTGACTCCAATTATGATTTAATTGTTTGTAGAAACGTATTGATTTACTTCACAGAAGAGGCGAAAAATGAACTGTATAAAAAATTTGCCGACTCTTTAAGAGAAGGTGGGGTTTTATTTGTTGGTAGTACAGAACAAATATTCAATCCCGCTCAATATGGTTTAGAGGTGGAAGATACTTTCTTTTATCGTAAATCAAGTAACTTCGTTGATTAA
- the aroB gene encoding 3-dehydroquinate synthase, translated as MEVKINTSSKKYSVFIQSGAIRLIEKQLENKKYTQLYIITDQTVGPMHLSTLMANLPDEIKTVVYQVPSGERAKQFSVYEECLVFALENGIDRNSCIIAFGGGVVGDVAGFVAGTYMRGIDFLQVPTTILAHDSAVGGKTAINLSLGKNMVGVFHQPEAVIYDIDFLKTLPESEVRSGLAEVVKHALIADPQLLVYLMENITNLTEITDDMFVYILGRGIEIKAAVVSEDEKETGLRAILNFGHTLGHAIESTAGYGKYTHGEAVMIGMVYALYVSKHELGLTYDIAQFVEWITKLGYDTKLPENLNFEQAFQAMQRDKKSLGNKPRFVLLADIGRPKLKEVEKNVIEQIYLDFKRS; from the coding sequence ATGGAAGTAAAAATTAATACATCATCAAAAAAGTATTCTGTATTTATTCAGTCAGGTGCCATTCGACTGATCGAAAAACAGCTTGAAAACAAAAAATATACTCAATTGTATATTATTACCGATCAAACAGTGGGGCCTATGCATCTATCTACCTTAATGGCAAATCTCCCGGATGAAATAAAAACAGTTGTGTATCAAGTTCCTTCTGGTGAACGTGCGAAGCAGTTCTCGGTTTATGAAGAGTGTCTAGTATTTGCATTGGAAAATGGAATTGATCGTAATTCATGTATCATTGCATTTGGTGGCGGTGTTGTAGGGGATGTTGCGGGATTTGTCGCAGGTACATATATGCGCGGGATAGATTTCTTGCAAGTTCCGACAACTATTTTAGCTCATGATAGTGCCGTAGGTGGAAAGACTGCTATTAATCTCTCTTTAGGAAAAAATATGGTGGGCGTTTTCCATCAGCCAGAAGCAGTAATATATGATATAGATTTCTTGAAAACATTGCCTGAATCAGAGGTTAGATCTGGATTAGCTGAAGTAGTTAAACATGCATTGATAGCAGATCCACAATTATTAGTCTATTTAATGGAAAATATAACAAACCTAACAGAAATAACAGACGATATGTTTGTATACATACTCGGTAGAGGAATTGAAATTAAAGCGGCCGTTGTTTCAGAAGATGAGAAAGAAACCGGCTTACGCGCTATACTAAATTTTGGGCATACTTTAGGTCATGCTATTGAATCAACGGCTGGATATGGCAAATATACGCATGGAGAAGCTGTAATGATTGGCATGGTTTATGCTTTATATGTAAGCAAGCATGAACTTGGATTAACATATGATATCGCGCAATTTGTAGAGTGGATTACTAAGCTTGGCTATGATACGAAACTTCCGGAAAATTTAAACTTTGAACAAGCATTTCAAGCGATGCAAAGGGATAAAAAATCTTTAGGAAACAAACCACGCTTCGTACTTTTGGCCGATATTGGAAGACCTAAATTAAAAGAAGTAGAAAAGAATGTCATAGAACAAATATACTTGGACTTTAAACGAAGTTAA